One genomic segment of Deltaproteobacteria bacterium includes these proteins:
- a CDS encoding 5-formyltetrahydrofolate cyclo-ligase: MPSLDDQKRELRARVRAGIPKPGSPEFVAASVSAQERLLANALQGRARMVALYRALPSECGTASVAAALHDAGVEVCYPAVVPGDRALQFRRSAGVFVAGALGVEEPTGSPVALAGIDLLVVPAMAVDAAGRRLGRGKGHYDATLSAYKGRSVALVFDSQLVPEVPVGEHDRRVGAVCTEARWVSVL, translated from the coding sequence ATGCCTTCTCTCGACGACCAGAAGCGGGAGCTGCGGGCGCGCGTGCGCGCGGGAATTCCCAAGCCGGGGTCGCCGGAATTCGTTGCCGCGTCGGTCAGTGCGCAAGAAAGGCTGCTGGCGAACGCGCTGCAGGGTCGAGCACGGATGGTGGCCCTCTACCGGGCCCTCCCCTCGGAGTGCGGGACGGCGTCGGTGGCGGCGGCGCTGCACGACGCTGGAGTGGAGGTCTGCTACCCGGCGGTCGTTCCCGGAGATCGTGCGCTGCAGTTCCGGCGCTCAGCGGGCGTATTCGTCGCAGGAGCGCTGGGCGTCGAGGAACCCACCGGTTCTCCTGTGGCGCTCGCCGGGATCGATCTCCTGGTCGTTCCGGCGATGGCGGTCGACGCGGCCGGCAGACGCCTTGGCCGTGGCAAGGGCCACTACGACGCCACGCTGTCGGCGTACAAGGGACGGAGCGTCGCACTGGTCTTCGATTCGCAGCTTGTGCCGGAGGTCCCGGTCGGCGAGCATGACCGCCGGGTTGGCGCGGTGTGCACGGAAGCGCGGTGGGTTTCCGTCCTATGA
- a CDS encoding RlmE family RNA methyltransferase, producing MSRSYDPRDRFWRKAKKEGLRARSAFKLEEIQKRFHVLRPGGRVLDLGAAPGGWCQIAAREVGSKGFVLGIDFEPIPPLPAPARTWVADAFAPTLVERLRREGHAPYDAVLSDLAPKTSGVRSADEARSLELAGRALSLALEVLKPSGAFVVKLFMGGEFESFLRALRSAFHEVRVVRPEASVARGSKEVYLVCRKPRRSEESSPASQGSSER from the coding sequence ATGTCCCGCTCGTACGACCCGCGAGATCGCTTCTGGCGGAAGGCCAAGAAGGAGGGCTTGCGCGCCCGCTCGGCCTTCAAGCTGGAGGAGATCCAAAAGCGCTTCCACGTGCTGCGGCCGGGAGGGCGTGTGCTCGATCTGGGGGCAGCGCCCGGAGGCTGGTGCCAGATCGCCGCGCGCGAAGTCGGCTCGAAGGGCTTCGTCCTGGGAATCGATTTCGAACCGATTCCGCCATTGCCGGCGCCCGCCCGCACGTGGGTTGCGGATGCGTTCGCTCCCACGCTCGTCGAGCGCCTGCGCAGAGAAGGGCACGCTCCCTACGATGCGGTGCTCAGCGATCTTGCGCCGAAGACCTCCGGGGTGCGCAGCGCGGACGAAGCCCGATCGCTCGAGCTCGCGGGGCGCGCGCTCTCGCTCGCGCTCGAGGTGCTCAAGCCCTCAGGCGCCTTCGTCGTGAAGCTCTTCATGGGCGGCGAATTCGAATCGTTCCTGCGCGCGCTGCGGAGCGCGTTTCACGAAGTGAGAGTGGTGCGCCCGGAAGCGAGCGTCGCGCGCGGCAGCAAGGAGGTGTACCTCGTCTGCCGCAAGCCGCGGCGAAGCGAGGAATCTTCTCCGGCATCCCAAGGTTCCAGCGAACGGTGA
- a CDS encoding ester cyclase produces MDPSSSAARRIRQVEEHIRFENAHDLDGLISTFGTNGFYDDAPWSERHEGLDGVRSYYETMLRAAPDFHIEVKHRHVAEDCIVLEVELTGTHLGAWRGLPATGRRFDFPLCAVYTFDDQDRLAGERIYYDRTTVLRQLGIVSEPTSLRGRIGALVLHPVNVTAALLGVRRKNGSRPAPPA; encoded by the coding sequence ATGGACCCCTCTTCTTCAGCAGCTCGCCGGATACGGCAGGTCGAGGAACACATCCGATTCGAGAACGCGCACGATCTCGACGGTCTCATATCGACCTTCGGAACCAATGGGTTTTATGACGACGCGCCCTGGTCCGAGCGCCACGAAGGGCTCGACGGCGTCCGCAGCTATTACGAGACGATGCTGCGCGCGGCTCCGGACTTTCACATCGAGGTGAAGCATCGGCATGTCGCCGAGGATTGCATCGTGCTCGAGGTCGAGCTTACGGGTACGCATCTGGGCGCCTGGCGCGGATTGCCTGCGACCGGTCGGCGCTTCGATTTCCCGCTCTGCGCCGTGTACACCTTCGACGACCAGGATCGGCTCGCGGGCGAGAGGATCTATTACGACCGGACCACGGTCCTCCGGCAGCTCGGGATCGTCTCCGAGCCGACGAGCCTCAGGGGCCGGATCGGCGCGCTGGTTCTGCATCCCGTCAACGTCACGGCGGCGTTGCTTGGCGTCCGCCGGAAGAACGGTAGCCGCCCCGCGCCACCTGCCTGA
- a CDS encoding alpha/beta hydrolase, whose translation MKRGRWALRSIAALVLAFAVVGGCTQTAMIFPAPPRGREPAYPDNLVRTPGATFLYFEGKRVVAYFHGNGEDLADSVPMISLLRSFGVGVLAVEYPGYGIAGGRPSEEGAYAAAESALSWLRTEREVDASRVVLLGQSLGSGVACEMAKRGLGARVVLISPFTSVAAMARRVFPLLPFPAVFVRHRFDTQSKAAGIALPVLIIHGTEDEVVPFAMGEQLAHVFPRAQFVPVAGGQHNDLLSMHPVALREALSPFLKF comes from the coding sequence TTGAAGCGGGGTCGGTGGGCGCTGCGATCGATTGCCGCGCTGGTACTCGCGTTCGCGGTCGTCGGAGGATGCACGCAGACGGCGATGATCTTTCCTGCGCCTCCGCGAGGCCGGGAACCGGCGTATCCGGACAACCTCGTGCGCACGCCGGGGGCGACGTTCCTCTATTTCGAGGGGAAGAGGGTCGTCGCCTACTTTCATGGAAACGGGGAGGACCTGGCCGATTCCGTCCCGATGATCTCGCTCTTGCGTTCCTTCGGCGTCGGCGTTCTAGCGGTGGAGTACCCTGGCTACGGCATCGCGGGCGGCCGGCCCTCGGAGGAAGGCGCTTATGCCGCGGCGGAGAGCGCGCTTTCCTGGTTGCGGACCGAGCGCGAGGTGGACGCCTCGCGCGTCGTTCTTCTCGGTCAGTCGCTGGGAAGCGGCGTCGCTTGCGAAATGGCGAAGCGCGGGCTGGGCGCGAGGGTCGTGCTCATCTCGCCATTCACGTCCGTCGCGGCGATGGCGAGGCGGGTCTTTCCGCTGTTACCATTTCCCGCCGTCTTCGTCCGCCACCGATTCGACACCCAGTCCAAGGCTGCGGGGATCGCGCTGCCGGTGCTGATCATTCACGGCACGGAGGACGAGGTGGTTCCCTTCGCCATGGGCGAGCAGCTTGCGCACGTCTTTCCCCGGGCGCAATTCGTCCCCGTCGCCGGTGGGCAACACAACGATCTGCTGTCGATGCATCCCGTCGCCCTGCGCGAGGCGCTGTCTCCGTTCCTGAAGTTCTGA
- a CDS encoding serine/threonine protein kinase, whose protein sequence is MAEVYKARAVEGPRKNQLVALKRLTPRLASDPEAVDLFCGEADVSAMLKHPNIVEVFEAGVVGEVYYLAMEYVDGRDLALILARCRERRIFLPVHFAVHIAKATLDALAYAHAARGPTGLHLNIVHCDVSPSNLFISRLGEIKLGDFGIAKVRSLGDGDQAGTLWGKLAYLAPEQLERRPLSPQVDLWGAATILYEALTNQRAIRGADNDQMQEALRAGRIAGVESLRPDIPTGLGDVVHRALQIDPASRYASAQEFAEALEPFHDEISGGALGIASVVRGLFRS, encoded by the coding sequence ATGGCGGAGGTGTACAAGGCGCGCGCGGTGGAGGGGCCGCGCAAGAACCAGCTCGTCGCCTTGAAGCGGCTCACCCCGCGGCTCGCCAGCGACCCCGAGGCGGTGGACCTGTTCTGCGGCGAGGCCGACGTGTCGGCGATGCTCAAGCACCCGAACATCGTCGAGGTGTTCGAGGCGGGGGTGGTCGGCGAGGTCTACTACCTGGCGATGGAGTACGTGGACGGCCGCGACCTCGCGCTGATCCTTGCCCGCTGCCGGGAGCGGAGGATCTTCCTCCCGGTGCACTTCGCGGTGCACATCGCCAAGGCGACGCTCGATGCGCTCGCCTACGCGCACGCAGCGCGCGGACCCACCGGTCTGCACCTCAACATCGTGCATTGCGACGTCTCGCCCTCGAACCTGTTCATCTCCCGTCTCGGCGAGATCAAGCTGGGCGACTTCGGCATTGCCAAGGTGCGCTCGCTGGGCGACGGAGACCAGGCCGGCACCCTGTGGGGCAAGCTCGCCTATCTCGCGCCGGAGCAGCTCGAGCGGCGCCCGCTCTCGCCGCAGGTAGATCTCTGGGGAGCCGCCACCATCCTGTACGAAGCCCTGACCAACCAACGCGCCATCCGTGGCGCGGACAACGACCAGATGCAGGAAGCGTTGCGGGCGGGGCGGATTGCCGGGGTGGAGTCGCTGCGGCCCGACATCCCGACCGGGCTGGGCGACGTGGTGCACCGCGCACTGCAGATCGACCCGGCCTCGCGCTACGCCAGCGCGCAGGAGTTCGCCGAGGCGCTGGAGCCATTCCACGACGAAATCTCCGGGGGCGCGCTCGGGATCGCTTCGGTCGTACGCGGGCTGTTCAGGAGCTGA
- a CDS encoding cysteine desulfurase, with translation MAEMTPALADFFANPSSVHKPGQDARALVDTARERCAQALGCAPRDVIFTSGGTEADALAILGTRPHKVVTTAVEHPAVLGACAGVPECVRVPVFGSGELDLDALRRALPGASLCSVMAANNETGVIFPIREIAAICREHRVPLHVDAVQAAGKVGLDFPWDLISLSAHKIGGPKGVGLVATRTKVFAVQSGGHQERGRRAGTENVAGIVGMGAALALSSAQQPSVAPRLTALRDRLEATAREIPGARVAGAGASRVCNTANVAFEGCDGETLLAALDFAGIATSTGSACSSGSLEPSPVLLAMGYSPALARGAIRFSLWSGNTEEEIDRVCAVLPDIVAQARRSFSS, from the coding sequence ATGGCGGAGATGACGCCGGCGCTGGCCGACTTCTTCGCGAACCCTTCCTCGGTCCACAAACCCGGGCAGGACGCCCGCGCCCTCGTCGACACGGCCCGGGAGCGGTGCGCGCAAGCACTGGGATGCGCGCCGCGCGACGTCATCTTCACTTCGGGGGGAACCGAGGCCGACGCGCTCGCGATCCTCGGAACGCGACCGCACAAGGTCGTCACGACCGCAGTGGAGCACCCGGCGGTGCTCGGAGCGTGCGCGGGCGTGCCCGAATGCGTGCGCGTTCCTGTCTTCGGGTCCGGTGAGCTGGACCTCGATGCGCTGCGGCGCGCGCTCCCCGGCGCGTCGCTGTGCTCGGTGATGGCGGCGAACAACGAGACCGGCGTGATCTTCCCGATTCGCGAAATCGCGGCGATCTGCCGCGAGCATCGAGTGCCGCTGCACGTCGACGCCGTCCAGGCGGCCGGGAAGGTGGGGCTCGACTTCCCCTGGGACCTGATCAGCCTGTCGGCGCACAAGATCGGGGGCCCGAAGGGCGTCGGGCTTGTGGCTACGCGGACGAAAGTATTCGCGGTGCAGAGCGGCGGTCATCAGGAACGCGGCCGGCGCGCTGGAACGGAAAACGTGGCCGGCATCGTCGGGATGGGTGCGGCGCTTGCCCTGTCGAGCGCGCAGCAGCCGTCGGTTGCGCCCCGGCTGACCGCCCTGCGGGATCGCCTCGAGGCGACGGCGCGGGAGATTCCGGGTGCGCGCGTTGCCGGGGCGGGGGCGTCGCGAGTGTGCAACACGGCGAACGTGGCCTTCGAGGGTTGCGACGGCGAAACGCTGCTCGCCGCCCTCGACTTCGCGGGCATTGCGACGAGCACGGGGAGCGCATGCAGCTCCGGCTCGCTGGAGCCGTCGCCCGTGCTGCTGGCCATGGGGTATTCGCCGGCGCTCGCTCGCGGAGCCATCCGGTTTTCGCTCTGGAGCGGGAACACCGAGGAGGAGATCGATCGGGTTTGCGCCGTTCTGCCCGACATCGTGGCGCAGGCGAGAAGGAGTTTCAGCTCCTGA
- a CDS encoding TIGR00282 family metallophosphoesterase, with amino-acid sequence MKILFVGDIVGKPGRNAVRELLPRLRADHGLDLCIGNSENSAGGAGITPESADELLGAGLDLLTSGNHTFAKREIAPYLERADSRQLRPANYPEGAPGRGHAVLSAASGARLGVINLEGRVFMKPLDCPFRTADRLIASMRAEGVRCVLVDMHCEATSEKNAMGHYLDGRVSAVLGSHTHIQTADERVLRGGTAYITDVGMCGPWDSVIGLRKETAIERFLTQRHSPFDLAQGDVHLQGAIVEIDDASGRARNITRVQQRLAQ; translated from the coding sequence ATGAAGATCCTGTTCGTGGGCGACATCGTCGGGAAGCCGGGCCGGAACGCGGTGCGGGAGCTGTTGCCCAGACTTCGCGCGGACCATGGCCTCGACCTGTGCATCGGCAACTCGGAGAACTCGGCCGGCGGGGCCGGGATCACGCCGGAGAGCGCGGATGAGCTTCTGGGCGCGGGACTGGATCTGCTGACCAGCGGGAACCACACCTTCGCGAAGCGTGAGATCGCTCCCTACCTCGAACGCGCGGACTCCCGGCAGCTCCGGCCGGCGAACTATCCGGAAGGCGCGCCTGGACGGGGGCACGCGGTGCTCAGCGCGGCGTCGGGCGCGCGGCTCGGCGTGATCAATCTGGAAGGGCGCGTGTTCATGAAGCCGCTCGACTGCCCGTTCCGCACGGCGGATCGGCTGATCGCGTCCATGCGCGCGGAAGGCGTGCGCTGCGTGCTCGTCGACATGCACTGCGAGGCGACGAGCGAGAAGAACGCCATGGGGCACTACCTCGATGGCCGCGTCAGCGCCGTCCTCGGGTCGCATACCCACATCCAGACTGCCGACGAGCGCGTGCTGCGCGGAGGGACTGCCTACATCACCGACGTGGGCATGTGCGGTCCGTGGGACAGCGTGATTGGCCTTCGCAAGGAGACGGCGATCGAGCGGTTCCTCACGCAGAGGCACTCGCCCTTCGATCTCGCGCAAGGCGACGTGCATCTGCAGGGCGCCATCGTCGAAATCGACGACGCCAGCGGGCGGGCGCGCAACATCACCCGCGTGCAGCAGAGGCTTGCGCAATGA
- a CDS encoding tyrosine--tRNA ligase → MSSVLRKATPDEQLAEVTRGAVDVHTREDLMRKLRASYEKEVPLRVKMGFDPTAPDLHLGHTVPLERMRRFQDLGHTVIFLIGDFTGMIGDPTGRNSTRPPLSEEQIAVNAETYKKQVFRILDPARTEVRFNSEWLTALGSAGLIKLAARYTLARMLEREDFKKRWENEIPIALHELLYPLAQGYDSVALKADVELGSSDQLFNLLVGRQLQKEYGQAPQVCLTGPLLEGIDAREVDGKIVGDKMSKSTGNYVGITEPPQEQYGKLMSISDGLMWRYYELLSRRSLAEIEALRRDHPRKAKAELAKEIVARYHGPEAARAAEEQFELVHKRREVPEDVEQRKVSRDAGADAVPLAKTLAQLGLAASGSEARRLIAQGGVSVEGERVSDPNAKLSPGVYLLKVGKRKFTRVTVT, encoded by the coding sequence ATGAGCTCGGTGCTGCGCAAGGCGACGCCGGACGAGCAGCTCGCGGAGGTGACGCGCGGCGCGGTCGACGTGCACACCCGCGAAGATCTGATGAGGAAGCTGCGCGCCTCCTACGAGAAGGAGGTGCCGCTGCGGGTGAAGATGGGATTCGATCCCACCGCGCCCGATCTTCACCTCGGCCACACCGTCCCTCTGGAGCGGATGCGCCGATTCCAGGATCTCGGCCACACCGTCATCTTCCTGATCGGCGACTTCACCGGGATGATCGGCGATCCCACCGGCCGCAACTCGACGCGGCCGCCGCTGAGCGAGGAGCAGATCGCCGTGAACGCCGAGACGTACAAGAAGCAGGTGTTTCGCATCCTCGACCCGGCGCGGACCGAGGTGCGCTTCAACAGCGAATGGCTCACCGCGCTGGGCTCGGCGGGGCTGATCAAGCTCGCGGCCCGGTACACGCTGGCGCGCATGCTGGAGCGGGAAGATTTCAAGAAGCGCTGGGAGAACGAGATCCCCATCGCGCTCCACGAGCTGCTCTACCCGCTGGCGCAGGGCTACGATTCCGTCGCCCTGAAGGCGGACGTCGAGCTGGGCTCTTCCGACCAGCTCTTCAACCTCCTCGTCGGAAGGCAGCTGCAGAAGGAGTACGGCCAGGCGCCGCAGGTTTGCCTCACCGGGCCGCTCCTGGAGGGAATCGACGCGCGCGAGGTGGACGGGAAGATCGTCGGCGACAAGATGAGCAAGTCGACGGGCAACTACGTCGGCATCACCGAGCCGCCGCAGGAGCAGTACGGCAAGCTGATGAGCATCTCCGACGGGCTGATGTGGCGGTACTACGAGCTGCTCTCCCGGCGATCGCTGGCCGAGATCGAGGCGCTGCGTCGCGATCACCCGCGCAAGGCAAAGGCCGAGCTGGCGAAGGAGATCGTCGCGCGCTACCACGGCCCCGAGGCGGCGCGGGCCGCCGAGGAGCAGTTCGAGCTCGTCCACAAGCGCCGCGAGGTCCCCGAGGATGTCGAGCAGCGCAAAGTGTCGCGCGATGCCGGAGCGGACGCGGTCCCGCTGGCGAAGACGCTGGCGCAGCTTGGGCTCGCCGCGTCCGGGTCGGAGGCGCGCCGGCTGATCGCGCAGGGCGGAGTCAGCGTCGAGGGGGAACGGGTATCGGACCCGAACGCGAAGCTGTCCCCCGGCGTCTACCTATTGAAGGTCGGCAAGCGGAAGTTCACGCGAGTGACGGTGACTTGA
- a CDS encoding aspartate aminotransferase family protein, with amino-acid sequence MTPEEFRRRGHQIVDFIADYRTQVAQLPVMSRAEPGEVAARLPVSPPQEAESFDGVLRDLEEILVPGLSHWQHPRFFGYFPSNGELSSVLGDYLSTGLGVLGLSWQSSPALSELEEVVTDWLRQMVGLSGAWKGVIQDTASTSTLVALICARERATRYSLAGKGLQDEERPLVVYASAQAHSSVDKAALLGGFGRDNVRHIATDAASAMRADALAAAVREDLASGLRPCAVVATTGTTTSTALDPVDAIAEVAREHGLWLHVDAAMAGSAMILPECRWMWEGIEGADSVVLNPHKWLGAAFDCSVYFVRDPEHLVRVMSTNPSYLQSAVDNRVRNLRDWGIPLGRRFRALKLWCLIREQGVAGLQARLRRDLENARWLEGQIRATPGWRVLAPVPLQTLCVRHEPSGMSGEDLDRHTQGWANRINLSGAAYLTPAILDGRWMVRVSVGAIPTEREHVAALWAQMRNEAEVAG; translated from the coding sequence ATGACGCCCGAGGAATTTCGCCGCCGCGGACATCAGATCGTCGACTTCATCGCCGATTATCGGACGCAAGTCGCGCAGCTTCCGGTGATGTCGCGGGCGGAACCGGGAGAAGTGGCGGCGCGGCTGCCCGTCTCGCCGCCGCAGGAGGCCGAGTCGTTCGACGGCGTCCTCCGCGATCTCGAGGAGATCCTCGTGCCCGGCCTCTCGCACTGGCAGCACCCGCGCTTCTTCGGGTACTTCCCCTCGAACGGAGAGCTGTCCTCGGTGCTTGGGGACTATCTGAGCACCGGGCTTGGAGTGCTCGGCCTGTCCTGGCAATCGAGCCCGGCGCTGAGCGAGCTGGAAGAAGTGGTCACCGACTGGCTGCGGCAGATGGTCGGACTTTCCGGAGCGTGGAAGGGCGTCATCCAGGATACCGCCTCCACCTCCACGCTGGTGGCTCTCATCTGTGCGCGCGAGCGCGCCACCCGGTACTCGCTCGCGGGAAAGGGCTTGCAGGACGAAGAGCGGCCGCTCGTCGTGTACGCTTCGGCGCAGGCCCACAGCTCGGTGGACAAGGCGGCTCTGCTGGGGGGTTTCGGCCGCGACAACGTGCGCCACATCGCCACCGACGCGGCCTCCGCCATGCGCGCGGACGCGCTCGCGGCGGCGGTCCGGGAAGATCTCGCGAGCGGCTTGCGGCCTTGCGCGGTGGTGGCCACGACCGGGACGACTACCAGCACCGCGCTCGATCCGGTGGACGCCATCGCGGAGGTGGCGCGCGAACACGGCCTCTGGCTGCATGTGGACGCAGCGATGGCGGGGTCGGCGATGATCCTGCCGGAGTGCCGCTGGATGTGGGAGGGGATCGAGGGCGCCGATTCCGTCGTGCTCAACCCGCACAAGTGGCTCGGTGCGGCGTTCGACTGCTCGGTGTACTTCGTGCGCGATCCCGAGCACCTGGTTCGAGTGATGAGCACGAACCCGAGCTATCTGCAGTCGGCGGTCGACAACCGGGTGCGCAATCTGCGCGATTGGGGAATCCCGCTGGGCCGCCGCTTCCGGGCGCTCAAGCTGTGGTGCCTGATTCGCGAGCAGGGCGTAGCGGGGCTGCAGGCGCGTCTGCGACGTGACCTGGAGAATGCGCGGTGGCTCGAGGGGCAGATCCGGGCGACGCCGGGCTGGAGGGTGCTCGCGCCGGTTCCACTGCAGACGCTGTGCGTGCGGCACGAGCCTTCCGGCATGTCCGGAGAGGATCTCGACCGCCACACGCAGGGTTGGGCGAACCGGATCAACCTCTCCGGCGCGGCGTACCTCACGCCGGCGATCCTCGACGGCCGCTGGATGGTGCGCGTCTCGGTTGGGGCGATTCCGACCGAGCGCGAGCACGTGGCGGCGCTCTGGGCGCAGATGCGCAACGAGGCGGAAGTCGCCGGGTAG
- the aceE gene encoding pyruvate dehydrogenase (acetyl-transferring), homodimeric type, whose amino-acid sequence MLKPQPVEPVRKNQDADPVETREWVDAIESVIETEGVDRARFLLENLIGRMRQAGADVPFSATTPYVNTIPVGAQPQRPSDFKVEGRLSAITRWNAMALVVSANKESTELGGHVASYASAATLYDIGFNHFWHAPANGHGGDLVYMQGHSSPGFYARAYLEGRIDEEHMRHFRQEVDGRGLSSYPHPWLMPDFWQFPTVSMGLGPIMAIYQAKFLRYLEDRGLAKTDGRKVWCFVGDGETDEPESLGSIAMAGREKLDNLIFVVNCNLQRLDGPVRGNGKIIQELESSFRGAGWHVIKVIWGSNWDPLLARDTTGRLRQVMEECVDGDYQAFKANDGAFVRKEFFGRYPETAAMVADWTDEQIWALTRGGHDPMKVYTAYKAAVEHKAQPTVILAKTVKGFGMGEAMEGQNIAHQAKKMKAEHIRVFRDRFHVPVADDQLETLPFYRPPEDSTEMKWLKERLQALGGGLPRRRRKADPLTAPPLSAFEAQLKGSGERELSTTMAFVRILTTMLRDKNIGSRVVPIVADEARTFGMEGMFRQYGIHSHVGQLYRPQDADQLMFYKEAKNGQILQEGITEAGAFCSWIAAGTSYSSNGVQMIPVFLYYSMFGFQRVGDLAWAAGDIRTRGFLIGGTSGRTTLNGEGLQHQDGHSQVVASTIPNCIAYDPTFQYELAVIAQDGLRRMVQAQEDVYYYLTVMNENYAHPDMPQGAEAGILKGMYLFRERPRAQVQLLGSGSIFREVIAAAELLDIAADLFSVTSFSELRRDGLAVDRWNAMHPQQTPRTSYVEQCLKGRKGPVIAATDYIKLHADSIRAFLPARYRVLGTDGFGRSDTRAKLRHFFEVNRYWIAVHALRALAEEGTVPAAKAAEAMKKYDLDPEKPNPVTV is encoded by the coding sequence GTGCTCAAGCCTCAGCCCGTCGAGCCCGTCCGGAAAAATCAGGACGCCGACCCAGTCGAAACCCGCGAGTGGGTCGACGCGATCGAAAGCGTCATCGAGACCGAGGGCGTCGACCGCGCCCGGTTCCTGCTCGAGAACCTGATCGGCCGCATGCGGCAGGCAGGGGCGGACGTCCCCTTCAGCGCCACCACCCCATACGTGAACACGATTCCGGTTGGAGCGCAGCCGCAGCGCCCTTCCGACTTCAAGGTCGAAGGCCGCCTATCGGCGATCACGCGCTGGAACGCGATGGCCCTGGTGGTGAGCGCGAACAAGGAGTCCACCGAGCTCGGCGGGCACGTCGCAAGCTATGCCTCGGCGGCCACGCTCTACGACATCGGCTTCAACCACTTCTGGCACGCGCCGGCCAATGGCCACGGCGGCGACCTCGTCTACATGCAGGGCCATTCCTCGCCGGGTTTCTACGCCAGGGCCTACCTCGAGGGCCGCATCGACGAAGAGCACATGCGCCATTTCCGCCAGGAGGTCGATGGACGGGGACTCTCCAGCTATCCGCATCCCTGGCTGATGCCGGACTTCTGGCAGTTCCCCACCGTCAGCATGGGTCTCGGGCCCATCATGGCGATCTATCAGGCCAAGTTCCTCCGCTACCTGGAGGACCGCGGTCTCGCGAAGACGGACGGGCGCAAAGTCTGGTGCTTCGTCGGCGACGGCGAGACCGACGAGCCCGAATCGCTCGGCTCCATCGCCATGGCGGGCCGCGAGAAGCTCGACAACCTGATCTTCGTCGTCAATTGCAACCTGCAGCGGCTCGACGGCCCGGTGCGTGGCAACGGCAAGATCATCCAGGAGTTGGAGTCGAGCTTCCGCGGCGCCGGCTGGCACGTGATCAAGGTGATCTGGGGGTCGAATTGGGATCCCCTGCTCGCCCGCGACACCACCGGCAGGCTGCGCCAGGTGATGGAGGAATGCGTCGACGGCGATTACCAGGCGTTCAAAGCGAACGACGGCGCGTTCGTGCGCAAGGAGTTCTTCGGAAGATACCCGGAGACCGCCGCGATGGTGGCCGACTGGACCGACGAGCAGATCTGGGCGCTCACGCGGGGCGGCCACGATCCGATGAAGGTGTACACGGCGTACAAGGCGGCGGTCGAGCACAAGGCACAGCCGACCGTGATCCTGGCGAAGACGGTGAAAGGCTTCGGAATGGGCGAGGCGATGGAAGGCCAGAACATCGCCCACCAGGCGAAGAAGATGAAGGCGGAGCACATCCGCGTCTTCCGCGACCGCTTCCACGTGCCGGTCGCGGACGATCAGCTCGAGACGCTCCCGTTCTACCGGCCGCCGGAAGACAGCACCGAGATGAAGTGGCTGAAGGAGCGGTTGCAGGCACTGGGAGGCGGTCTGCCTCGGCGGCGGCGCAAGGCCGACCCGCTTACGGCACCGCCACTCTCTGCCTTCGAGGCGCAGCTCAAGGGCAGCGGCGAGCGCGAGCTTTCCACCACCATGGCCTTCGTCCGCATCCTCACAACCATGTTGCGCGACAAGAACATCGGCTCCCGCGTGGTACCCATCGTCGCCGACGAAGCCCGGACCTTCGGCATGGAGGGGATGTTCCGGCAGTACGGCATCCACTCGCACGTCGGCCAGCTCTACCGGCCGCAGGACGCCGATCAGCTCATGTTCTACAAGGAGGCGAAGAACGGCCAGATCCTGCAGGAGGGGATCACCGAGGCCGGCGCTTTCTGCTCGTGGATCGCGGCAGGCACCTCGTACAGCAGCAACGGGGTCCAGATGATTCCCGTCTTCCTCTATTACTCCATGTTCGGCTTCCAGCGCGTGGGCGACCTTGCCTGGGCCGCGGGGGACATCCGGACGCGCGGTTTCCTCATCGGCGGCACTTCGGGCCGGACCACGTTGAACGGCGAAGGGCTGCAGCACCAGGACGGACACAGCCAGGTGGTGGCCAGCACCATTCCGAACTGCATCGCGTACGATCCCACCTTCCAATATGAGCTGGCGGTCATCGCGCAGGACGGGCTGCGCCGCATGGTGCAGGCGCAGGAGGACGTCTACTACTACCTGACGGTGATGAATGAGAACTACGCGCACCCCGACATGCCGCAGGGGGCGGAGGCAGGCATCCTCAAGGGCATGTACCTCTTTCGCGAACGCCCGCGGGCGCAGGTCCAGCTGCTCGGATCGGGGTCAATCTTCCGCGAGGTCATCGCCGCGGCGGAGCTGCTCGACATCGCCGCCGATCTCTTCAGCGTCACCAGCTTCTCCGAGCTTCGCCGGGACGGTCTCGCCGTCGATCGCTGGAACGCGATGCATCCTCAACAAACGCCGCGGACCTCTTACGTCGAGCAGTGCCTGAAAGGGCGCAAAGGGCCGGTGATCGCGGCGACGGACTACATCAAGCTCCACGCCGACTCCATCCGCGCATTCCTTCCCGCCCGCTATCGGGTGCTCGGAACCGACGGATTCGGCCGCAGCGACACCCGCGCAAAGCTGCGGCACTTCTTCGAGGTGAACCGGTACTGGATCGCCGTGCACGCGCTGCGGGCGCTGGCCGAAGAGGGCACCGTGCCTGCCGCCAAGGCGGCCGAGGCGATGAAGAAGTACGACCTCGACCCCGAGAAGCCGAATCCGGTGACGGTCTAG